The following is a genomic window from Plectropomus leopardus isolate mb chromosome 3, YSFRI_Pleo_2.0, whole genome shotgun sequence.
aggattttttttaaattaaaaaaatgaagaaaagagttgtttttatgtatgtaagTATAATATATCATCAGATCATTCAGCACTACCATAGTTTTGAGCAAATCACTTTTATAGACTCTAACATACCTGAGGTGGGCGGGGTAATGGGATATGAACTACGAGCTAGGCAGTTGTACACCATGCATTTCTCCGCCTGTATGTGATGCACTTTTACGCCCTTTTGTTGTTGCACTTGTGGCAATGAGCAGTGTTTGCATCAACTCTTGAGAAGTATAACCAGATTTCGGTGTTTGTCTCACTGAGAGCGGGGCTCCTGTGTGTGTTAGACAAAGTAGCAGAGCTGACCCCGCCCTGCCCCTCGCACACACAGCAGGCTGCAGCCTTCGACACAGAGAGCTCTCCTCTGGATTACAGAGGGAAAATGCATCATAGACAAATGTTTTAATCTTGTTGCAAATTAGAAACAAATTGGGTGAGATGAAAACTGTTAAAGGTAACATTTATGTAACCTAAAcacattagaaaaatattttcttcatttctccAATACAGATCAGTCATCAAGTCTTAAATAATTCGGCACTGGTGCCCATTTCATACCAGGTTTTGGTCCCCATCCCCATTAAACACACGTTTGTTCAATATGTCAGATCAAAACTCTGAAGTGTTTGGGGCTTTCCCATTCTTCAGGACTACTctcttattaatatttttatattaaacacTTGTTGCCACTGTTTAAATAAGGCCAGGGTAGTGGCCATATCTCTGGAGATTTTGGGTGCAGCTAATTCCAACACTCCTACACTTACATCTGTagcatttactttttcttttgaccATCACTGTCCTCACAGGTGCTGTGTCTAACTCAGTGCTTACTAACCATCCTAGCTTGTATTATTCCAATcctgtctgtgttgtttttcttccacGTTTCCATGTTCTCATCAACCATCATCACCATTCTCCCCACGCTGCCCTCCTCCCACCCTCGCTGCTTCTTCTCTGCCCTGTTCAGCCGCAAGAAGACCCCTTGACTTGGACAAACGTTCTCGTCACAAGTCAAATTCCCCGGGTCGACATGATGCGTATGCTCCAGTGAGCTCCCATCGAGATTACTCCCCAGATTACAGCTCCACAGAGCCCAAAAGGAGCAGGTACCCAAAACAGGACCCAGCAGCGCCCCACAGCCGCTCCAGATACCCTGAGCACTACCTAGTGGCAGAAGGAGGGCGAAGCAGGCACGCAGATCCGTACCCAGAGCACCTGCTGCCCTCTAGAGCCAAGCATGGGGACAAGTACCCACATCATGAGCCCACAGAGACTGGAAGAGCCAGGGACCACAGGtgggaggacacagagagagtggtgaggaggaaggagagaccAACCAGGCCACCTCCTCAACAGAGCCAAATAGAGAGAGACAAGGCCTTGGACAGAAGATTGGACAGGCAACATGAGCGAGACAGGGGTAGAGACGTGGAATGGGAGAGGTATATGGGAAAAGAgcagaagagagacagagagcaggatCTCAGGGGGGCGAGAGCAGGAGGAAGGGACAGGGAAAGATCCAGAGAGAGAGGACTGAGTGGGGaccgacagagagagagagacagacagagacagaaagacaaagacagacaacgAGTGAGAAccagaagcagagagagagaacttgAAGAGGAGCTGGGACACAGCAGGGACTGGCCGAGGGAGGGCAGAGCTTcttgggaggaggagggggatgatggtgagagggagaggagggccGGGGGCCGGCAGCGTGTCCACTCCGGCCCAGAGGAAGTGTTTGACGAGCTGGAAGAGCAGGGCTGGGGTCCTGGCAGGGAACGCAGTCATTCTCAGCCCAGAGAAGATCCAGGTACCGCCCTGAGCCCCCCTCTGGGCTCTGCGGGGGTGTTTGAGTGGTGTGCTGCTGTTGCTTTTTTGCTTTGGCAATCTCAGGTGGTGGGTTGATTTGGCATTACAGTCACTAATCACAACACTAATTTCTTCTCTTCTCATGAGGACGATGACAATTCCACATTAATTTCTGATGAGTTAAGTGATTCAGATTTTGATGGTTTGAAATTACGGGAATTGTTGCTGTTGTGCTGTGGGGTTTGCTCGTTCTTGTATTTTCTGCTGGGTTTTTGTATTGAGCAAGAAAAGATTACTCTGCTGAGACTGAAATGTGTGCTGTGTGAGTAGAATAGCTTCATGGATTTTGATGAGCTAAAATTTGGCATTCACAAAGGGTTTCAGGGCTGGCGAGCTGGTTTTGTTATCCCAGAGCTGTTCAAGGCATTTAACAACATACAGCGATAAACACCAGAGAAGCACTGAAGCCCTTATAGATGCCTTATAGCTTTAATCCAACTATGGATGTATCTATATTAGTGCAGAAATAATAACTTGATTggtcagaaaattattttgatcattCTAATCACTTTGTCATTGATGAAGAAAAATTGCTAGTGATGTCCCGATCGTAGTGGAAAGATCGGTATCGGGCCTgatcaaaccattttttaaaaggtcagGATCAGTTATTTTAAGCATGCGCCTCTCCAGGTGTGGTAAGCGGAGAACACAATTTGTGGCAGATATTCAGATTTTATTGAAACACTGTAActagaaactgattttttttcatgttcaacttaAGCTGCTAAACCACCTTAAGTggaactgatttttttgttgattttttgtgAACTAGTTTTACCataatgctgtaataagcaCAATTGTTaccaatttttatttgttgtaactaggaatgttaaagttcagctATGACACTACTCTTAAGCCgaattgtgattatattactattttttagtgttctgtacttttattataaTGCTACACTAAGTGGCTCTCATAGCAATTTCTAAAGActcattttagttttagtttattattttgtttaaaatccaATGCTGCACTAAGTAGAATTATGATGAGAGCCATACAAaagtatttttagtttgtttactttgttattttgtaaaaataaaataaaaatccttaCGGAGCTGTTTgaatgcagacattttttcttgtattgcattgcagaaCTATTAAACAGTCAAGCATGTACagtggattgattttaataactttaaagtttgAATTGTGCAGCTATATTAttcaggtaaatacaagtatggAATCAGGACTGTTTGCAGTACTCCGTATCAAATGACTCGTGATCAGGGACAAGAATACTTGATCGGGACATCCCAAAAAATTACCCTCCAAAAATCACGCAAAACAATAGATCCTGATCACGATTTTCAGGTGTCTTGAACACTTTGCAGATTATCCGCTAATGAAAACAATCCTTAATTGcagacattatttatttgtaatatatTGTGCCAACATCCGCAGGGCGTATTGTACACCGAGGGAGTGGCACGGTGGTAGCAGAAACTGAGTTCGGAGTGACTGAGGCCACTAAGGGGTTGACAAAGCTTGACATCCGTGAGCAGGAGCTGAAGGACATGGAGGTGGCCAGGAAACTGCAAGAGGAGGAAATCAAGGTGAGATCCAATTAATCTAAAAAGCAAAGACACTTGAGAAAATGTTCAAGATACTCATTTTCTAACTATTTTTTCTGCACTAAGCTGCTATAATCCGCTGTTCgctgtttgtgcatgtaaaccAATACCAACCTCAAACTCTTTAACTTGGTTTTACTGAAGGCTACAAAGAGCAACACTCAGCTTCTGGATAACGCTTGAATGGGAAGTCAGGTCAGATGTAAAAGGTTAGATATTGAGCTGTTAATAAATCTGATATCAGAGTCTGATAGAAGGCTAGTAATAAGTCTGATATCAAAATAATAGACTCAGTGCAAATCTTACAATATCAGTTCTTTATACTTTTGGACTTGGTCTGGTGGAGGTTATTCAGCTTTTATGGAATAAGTTTCTTGGGCATGAACACATGAGAAAAAttccaaaaaggaaaaacataagGTTTTGGTTTCATATCACTCAAATGATTTGCAAAGTCTACTTCTCATTTGGCGTGCTTAAAGGTATACGATGCAGGGTTGTCAGTTATGTGTGTAAACACGCTCTCCAGctaaagtgaaagtaaaagccaaccccacaTTCACTCTTGATTGCCATTTTGCCttgctgtatttgcatttttccagcACTGTTTCTCTACATACTATATGTAGTACTGTACTATActctggcacctggttgctacctttttaaaaagccagagtctcacctgagcgctgtgggGGTACACACTCATAAACATCCAGAGCACAGAAAATAGGAAGGAGACTATACAAGGGTCAGAGTCTGCAGATAAACACACCTCTACAAATTTTTAGTGGATCATAAATGATGTTTGAGAGGAATAacttctgtgtgagtgtgtacatTGGCTCTtagtatatctttaaataaacattGCAGCTACACTGATGCAGCAGCTTCAATATCTGGAGCAAATACTGGATGAACGAAGCTctggaattttctttttttattttaccattaaaaaaaaaaaacctttcaagATTATAAATATCTCTTTTAAGAGTGTCCTGGCCAAAATGGGCAGCATTAAAAGTTTACAAACTGACAACATTAAGCaaataatacaaaatcaaaatatacaactccaacacaaacgatataaaacacaacaagaacacaaaataaGTAACCAAAAGGAGGG
Proteins encoded in this region:
- the ccdc50a gene encoding coiled-coil domain-containing protein 50 isoform X1, producing MAECNVSIDKNKLPGVKEVCRDFAVLEDHCLAYNLQEQEIESHLASNVNKSRLVQKDLQVAKKLQEEEDQRAKVQNQNKHGEIERQDIEIAQEIQDQLVRQAEQQRQQEEKDAAIARKLQEKEMKEEKRRQKQLEANFEEEYFEDHGAARRPLDLDKRSRHKSNSPGRHDAYAPVSSHRDYSPDYSSTEPKRSRYPKQDPAAPHSRSRYPEHYLVAEGGRSRHADPYPEHLLPSRAKHGDKYPHHEPTETGRARDHRWEDTERVVRRKERPTRPPPQQSQIERDKALDRRLDRQHERDRGRDVEWERYMGKEQKRDREQDLRGARAGGRDRERSRERGLSGDRQRERDRQRQKDKDRQRVRTRSRERELEEELGHSRDWPREGRASWEEEGDDGERERRAGGRQRVHSGPEEVFDELEEQGWGPGRERSHSQPREDPGRIVHRGSGTVVAETEFGVTEATKGLTKLDIREQELKDMEVARKLQEEEIKASKMHVRAAQVAQDEEIARQIMEQEKKEYRRNREREHEREREKEKERERDRERLAMERMAMERRRQEGDYRPNSEEVVRPRTRDEYEYQRQKNHKPTRPPQPHAPNYENVNAGYGYMDHPAPPRAPTRPEAAYKGAYYKR